One segment of Phycisphaerales bacterium DNA contains the following:
- a CDS encoding heavy metal translocating P-type ATPase: MIDRSSKVATDNIEQTARPNRVYLGIAVLAMVSITLHLVLRFSDSGIRDWPLYAALLLGGGPLVVELAIKLFKREFGSDLLAAISIVTAVLLQEYLAGVLVVLMLSGGQAIEAYAMGRASSALHALARRMPSVAHRKRGEMIEDVPLDAIAVGDTLVVLPHEASPVDGVVLEGRSTMDESYLTGEPYQMSKVIGSAVISGAINGQGALTVRAEHTAKDSRYAKIMEVMRSSQQQRPHMRRLADRLGAWYTPLAVGIAILAWIISGDPTRFLAVLVVATPCPLLIAIPVAIIGSVSLAARRSIIIRDPLALERIDTCRTMILDKTGTLTFGRPSLIAQHTAGDFDQQRTLALAASLERYSKHPLAAAVVRAADNAGLQALPVAEVSEPPGQGLVGMVEGHRVTITSRKAVLARDAGLESSLPPLAGGLECIVLVDGKLAATYQFRDAPRPDGKAFVDHLARRHHVDRVMLVSGDRASEVEYLAREVGIDHVLAGQSPEQKVEITRQETERAPTIFVGDGINDAPALITATVGVAMGAASDVTTQAAGAVILDTSLKRVDELMHIGRRMRTIALQSALGGMALSILGMILASMGYLPPVAGALAQEAIDVLAILNALRAALPTKSLSDM; encoded by the coding sequence TTGATCGATCGGTCGTCCAAGGTGGCGACCGACAACATCGAGCAGACGGCGCGGCCGAACCGCGTGTACCTCGGCATCGCGGTGCTTGCCATGGTGAGCATCACGTTGCATCTGGTGTTGCGATTCTCCGATTCTGGAATTCGTGATTGGCCGCTCTATGCGGCGTTGCTGCTGGGCGGCGGGCCGCTCGTCGTCGAACTGGCTATCAAGCTGTTCAAGCGAGAGTTCGGTTCGGACCTGCTGGCGGCGATTTCCATCGTCACGGCGGTGTTGCTGCAGGAGTACCTGGCCGGCGTGCTGGTCGTGCTCATGCTCTCGGGCGGGCAGGCGATCGAGGCGTATGCGATGGGCAGGGCGTCTTCGGCGCTGCACGCCCTCGCGCGTCGCATGCCCAGCGTAGCGCATCGGAAGCGTGGCGAGATGATCGAAGACGTCCCGCTGGATGCGATCGCGGTCGGGGACACCCTCGTGGTGTTGCCGCACGAGGCCTCGCCTGTTGACGGTGTCGTGCTCGAAGGCCGCTCGACCATGGACGAGAGCTACCTCACGGGCGAGCCCTACCAGATGTCCAAGGTCATCGGCTCGGCGGTCATCAGTGGCGCGATCAACGGACAGGGCGCCCTCACCGTGCGCGCCGAGCACACCGCGAAGGACTCGCGATACGCAAAGATCATGGAGGTAATGCGCTCCAGCCAGCAGCAACGGCCGCACATGCGCCGTCTGGCGGATCGCCTGGGTGCGTGGTATACGCCCCTGGCCGTGGGCATCGCCATTCTCGCGTGGATCATCAGTGGCGATCCCACACGCTTCCTGGCCGTGCTCGTGGTGGCCACACCCTGTCCGCTGCTGATCGCTATCCCGGTGGCCATCATCGGGTCGGTGTCGCTGGCCGCCCGGCGATCGATCATCATCCGAGACCCGCTCGCCCTGGAACGCATCGACACCTGCCGGACGATGATCCTCGACAAGACTGGCACGCTGACTTTTGGCCGGCCCTCGCTCATCGCCCAGCATACCGCGGGCGACTTCGACCAGCAACGCACGCTAGCCCTGGCCGCCAGCCTCGAGCGATATTCCAAGCATCCCCTCGCCGCGGCCGTTGTTCGTGCAGCCGACAATGCCGGCCTGCAGGCCCTACCGGTCGCCGAAGTGTCCGAGCCGCCTGGTCAGGGCCTTGTCGGCATGGTCGAGGGCCACCGCGTCACCATCACCAGCCGCAAGGCCGTCCTGGCACGCGATGCCGGCCTCGAGTCGTCGCTCCCGCCGCTGGCAGGCGGGCTCGAGTGCATCGTGCTGGTTGATGGTAAACTGGCTGCGACGTACCAGTTCCGCGATGCTCCACGGCCCGATGGCAAGGCGTTCGTCGATCATCTGGCACGCCGCCACCACGTCGATCGTGTCATGCTCGTTTCGGGTGACCGGGCCAGCGAGGTCGAGTATCTGGCGCGTGAGGTCGGCATTGACCACGTACTTGCGGGCCAGAGTCCGGAGCAGAAAGTCGAGATCACGCGCCAGGAAACTGAGCGGGCCCCCACGATCTTCGTCGGCGACGGCATCAACGATGCGCCGGCGCTCATCACCGCGACGGTGGGGGTGGCCATGGGCGCCGCCAGCGATGTCACGACCCAGGCCGCCGGCGCCGTCATCCTCGACACCTCGCTCAAGCGCGTCGACGAACTCATGCATATCGGCCGCCGCATGCGCACGATTGCGCTTCAGAGCGCCCTGGGCGGCATGGCCTTGAGCATCCTGGGCATGATCCTGGCATCAATGGGCTATCTGCCTCCCGTGGCGGGAGCGTTGGCCCAGGAAGCCATCGACGTGCTTGCGATCCTCAACGCGCTGCGTGCCGCCTTGCCAACGAAATCTCTGTCGGACATGTGA
- a CDS encoding ECF-type sigma factor, whose amino-acid sequence MDPENATGITKLLQDAGKGDQAAREELAPLVLAELRHIAERAMAKERKGHTLQPTLLADQAFMRLVGSAKIDWQGRSQFYGYAAHAIRQILVDHARQYNAAKRGGGHGRIDIEAMGGLGDDGGPDRIDVLALNDALQELERLDARQSRIMELKFFGQHSIEEIAHFVGVSPRTVNNDVRMALAWLRMKLGAA is encoded by the coding sequence ATGGATCCTGAGAACGCCACGGGTATCACCAAGCTCTTGCAAGACGCCGGCAAGGGCGATCAGGCAGCCCGCGAAGAACTGGCGCCTCTGGTGCTGGCCGAGCTAAGGCACATCGCCGAGCGCGCGATGGCCAAGGAGCGAAAGGGCCACACCCTCCAGCCGACCCTGTTAGCCGACCAGGCGTTTATGCGGCTGGTGGGCTCGGCCAAGATCGACTGGCAGGGGCGATCGCAGTTCTATGGGTATGCGGCCCACGCGATCCGGCAGATCCTCGTCGATCATGCCCGGCAGTACAACGCAGCCAAGCGCGGCGGTGGACACGGCCGAATCGACATTGAGGCTATGGGCGGCTTGGGCGATGATGGCGGCCCCGACCGCATCGACGTGCTCGCGCTCAACGACGCGCTCCAGGAACTCGAACGGCTCGACGCACGACAGAGCCGCATTATGGAGTTGAAGTTCTTCGGCCAGCACAGCATCGAAGAGATCGCCCATTTCGTGGGCGTCTCGCCACGCACGGTGAACAACGACGTGCGGATGGCCCTTGCCTGGTTGCGTATGAAGCTCGGCGCGGCCTGA
- a CDS encoding protein kinase — protein MDPDTHARAREHFIRLLEMADADRPAALDALISAEPEVGRYVAELLGAQAADSGDLFEDVVKQGFKEKIRDMAASLDLPEGERINSLTIVRRLDGGGFGDVYLAHQDGTDRTVALKIIKAGMDTAQVLKRFEAERRMLAALEHPNIARLYDAGHTPQQLGSRPYFAMEYVDGPRITQYCDDEHSPLRKRIEVFIDACKAVQHAHSKLIIHRDLKPSNILVASEDGKPVPKVIDFGIAKALDDRYADTRHTLEGQVIGTLDYMSPEQADGSGDADVRTDVYALGVVLYELLTGTLPFDTHNLGEMSTTHAYRIIREVEPKRPSTRIPDGRALKEDLDWITQKCLAKEPDRRYQSVGELIEDLQNHLIGRPVRANAPPATYRMRKYVKRNWLLVSSVSAAIVVAVAAMSVYVVLLTREANTRVERDEYQSKVLLLEETNTRLEASEARTHEVNGELQARNAQLARTQSELESKNAELEEQSGRLQDAVDEARRLADEATRLAEEERKARGVAEEIGKRLADTNADLKQARVDLANSLEQTKAERDRAQEAEAIAKENERRADDEAKRAESAAQNFQTLYDQLERSVRVLTQGDRIPTDVLAQITDALDSAKLLQAQILERLSQRASADADLREAVALQRQAVSAFTEALGSDHRNTLRSRLALTDLFQRDQNPAEAAHQIDLLTMTAARSLDPADPLVTDIELARATGLLYRGQLDDALTRMDSIVAELESTHGTHDLRTLKAVRRRAMVHAAMENFSDADADYRRVLTLSNSASDEGLEEIAIAANNLAVLVRQSGRDDAAEALFTRALGRANVVWGETNWRTAMVQAQHASVLAALGRFETAERKLLDAYDVLASTLGRQHRETLAIARELLFTYEAWDESMGTNRHAGDVRKWQRVLNVPR, from the coding sequence ATGGATCCGGACACCCACGCACGAGCACGCGAGCACTTCATCCGGCTCCTGGAAATGGCCGATGCCGATCGGCCCGCCGCCCTCGATGCGCTCATTTCCGCCGAGCCCGAGGTGGGCCGGTACGTGGCGGAACTGCTCGGCGCTCAGGCCGCCGATTCGGGCGATCTGTTCGAGGACGTGGTCAAGCAAGGGTTCAAAGAAAAGATCCGTGACATGGCCGCCTCGCTCGACCTGCCCGAGGGTGAGCGCATCAACTCGCTGACCATCGTGCGACGCTTGGACGGCGGAGGTTTTGGCGACGTCTACCTCGCTCATCAGGACGGCACCGATCGCACCGTCGCCCTCAAGATCATCAAGGCCGGCATGGACACCGCTCAGGTCCTGAAGCGATTCGAGGCCGAAAGGCGGATGCTGGCCGCTCTCGAGCACCCCAACATTGCGCGTCTGTACGACGCGGGCCACACGCCCCAGCAGCTTGGCTCGCGGCCGTACTTCGCCATGGAGTACGTCGATGGGCCTCGCATTACGCAATACTGCGACGACGAGCACTCGCCCCTTCGCAAACGCATCGAAGTGTTCATCGACGCATGCAAGGCCGTACAGCACGCCCATAGCAAGCTGATCATCCATCGAGACCTCAAGCCCTCGAACATCCTCGTGGCGAGCGAGGATGGCAAGCCGGTGCCCAAGGTCATCGACTTCGGCATCGCCAAGGCCCTCGACGACCGCTACGCCGACACGCGGCACACCCTCGAAGGCCAGGTCATCGGCACGCTGGACTACATGAGCCCCGAGCAGGCCGACGGCAGCGGCGACGCTGACGTCCGCACGGATGTCTACGCCCTGGGCGTGGTGCTGTACGAACTGCTCACCGGTACGCTGCCATTCGATACCCACAACCTCGGTGAGATGAGTACCACCCACGCTTACCGCATCATCCGCGAGGTGGAACCCAAGCGGCCAAGCACGCGCATCCCCGACGGTCGAGCGCTGAAGGAAGATCTCGACTGGATCACCCAGAAGTGCTTAGCCAAGGAGCCGGACCGACGATACCAGTCCGTGGGCGAATTGATCGAGGACCTGCAGAACCACCTGATTGGCCGGCCGGTCAGGGCCAATGCGCCCCCTGCGACCTACAGGATGCGCAAGTACGTCAAGCGAAATTGGCTGCTCGTTTCCAGCGTATCTGCAGCCATCGTTGTGGCGGTCGCGGCAATGTCGGTGTACGTCGTACTCCTGACGCGTGAAGCCAACACCCGTGTCGAACGAGACGAGTATCAGTCCAAGGTCCTGCTGCTCGAAGAAACCAATACGCGGCTGGAGGCATCCGAGGCCCGCACGCACGAGGTCAACGGCGAGCTCCAGGCCCGCAACGCCCAGCTCGCCCGGACGCAATCTGAGCTGGAATCGAAGAACGCTGAGCTCGAAGAACAGTCGGGCAGGCTTCAGGATGCCGTCGACGAAGCCAGGCGCCTGGCCGACGAAGCCACGCGCCTGGCCGAAGAGGAACGCAAGGCCAGGGGAGTGGCCGAGGAAATCGGCAAGCGACTCGCGGACACCAACGCGGATCTCAAGCAAGCGCGTGTCGACCTTGCCAACTCGCTCGAGCAGACCAAAGCCGAGCGCGATCGCGCCCAAGAGGCCGAAGCTATTGCGAAGGAGAACGAGAGAAGGGCCGACGACGAAGCGAAGCGGGCCGAGTCGGCGGCGCAGAACTTCCAGACTTTGTACGATCAATTGGAGCGGTCCGTCCGCGTTCTGACTCAGGGCGACCGAATCCCCACGGACGTGCTGGCGCAGATTACCGATGCGCTCGATTCGGCGAAGCTGCTCCAAGCCCAGATTCTTGAGCGGCTCTCCCAGCGCGCCTCGGCCGATGCCGATCTGCGCGAGGCCGTCGCGCTCCAGCGACAGGCGGTCTCCGCGTTCACCGAGGCGCTCGGGTCGGACCACCGCAACACGCTCCGCAGCCGTCTGGCCCTCACCGACCTGTTCCAGAGGGACCAGAACCCCGCCGAAGCCGCGCACCAGATCGACCTGCTCACGATGACCGCGGCGCGCAGCCTCGACCCCGCCGATCCGTTGGTGACCGACATCGAGCTCGCTCGGGCGACCGGATTGCTCTATCGAGGGCAGTTGGATGACGCGCTCACGCGTATGGATTCGATCGTGGCGGAACTCGAATCCACGCACGGCACCCACGACCTGCGCACGCTCAAGGCCGTCCGCCGCCGCGCCATGGTCCACGCCGCAATGGAGAACTTCTCCGACGCCGACGCAGACTACCGCCGCGTGCTCACGCTCAGCAACTCGGCATCCGACGAAGGCCTCGAGGAGATCGCCATCGCCGCCAACAACCTCGCCGTGCTGGTCCGCCAGAGCGGGCGCGATGACGCGGCAGAAGCGTTGTTCACTCGAGCGTTGGGCAGGGCAAATGTGGTCTGGGGCGAGACGAACTGGCGCACCGCCATGGTCCAGGCCCAGCACGCCAGCGTCCTGGCCGCACTCGGTAGATTCGAGACAGCCGAACGCAAGCTCCTCGACGCCTACGACGTGCTCGCCTCGACCCTGGGCCGGCAGCACAGGGAAACGCTCGCCATAGCCCGCGAGTTGCTCTTCACGTACGAGGCATGGGATGAATCTATGGGCACGAACCGGCACGCCGGCGACGTGCGCAAGTGGCAGCGCGTGCTCAACGTACCGCGATAG
- the nusG gene encoding transcription termination/antitermination protein NusG, producing the protein MIEGEQTTKAGESSPSTTPAEQEAPASTAEAQTEAPAESQAQTQPEPQSEAAPAAGEGADTPEADEPIVQPGMSWFALRVASNKESSVRDTLLRKVQIEHKTEFVGRILVPTEKARTFKNGKIKITETKLYPGYVFVEMKLEDDGRIPQDVFFLIKETTGVGDFVGTPRPTPLELHEVEKIQMSSRAPEEEPEVRMNFVKGEHVTIKEGPFEGYEGTVDELLPDKGLVRVLVTIFGRQAPIEIEEWKLAKADEG; encoded by the coding sequence ATGATCGAAGGCGAGCAGACGACCAAGGCCGGCGAGAGCAGCCCTTCCACCACCCCCGCCGAGCAGGAGGCTCCCGCCTCCACCGCCGAGGCCCAGACCGAGGCCCCAGCTGAATCACAAGCCCAGACCCAGCCCGAACCTCAATCCGAAGCCGCTCCCGCCGCCGGGGAAGGCGCCGACACGCCCGAGGCCGACGAGCCCATCGTCCAGCCGGGCATGAGTTGGTTCGCGCTCCGCGTGGCCTCCAACAAGGAGAGCTCGGTCCGCGACACGCTGCTGCGGAAGGTCCAGATCGAGCACAAGACCGAGTTCGTCGGGCGGATCCTGGTGCCCACCGAGAAGGCCCGCACGTTCAAGAACGGCAAGATCAAGATCACCGAGACCAAGCTCTATCCCGGTTACGTGTTCGTCGAGATGAAGCTCGAGGATGACGGGCGCATCCCCCAGGACGTGTTCTTCCTGATCAAGGAGACCACGGGCGTGGGCGACTTCGTGGGCACGCCGCGGCCGACGCCGCTGGAACTGCACGAGGTCGAGAAGATCCAGATGTCCAGCCGCGCACCCGAGGAAGAGCCCGAGGTTCGCATGAACTTCGTCAAGGGCGAGCACGTGACGATCAAGGAAGGGCCCTTCGAGGGCTACGAGGGTACGGTCGACGAGCTGCTGCCCGACAAGGGCCTGGTCCGCGTGCTGGTGACCATCTTCGGCCGCCAGGCGCCCATCGAGATCGAGGAGTGGAAGCTGGCCAAGGCCGACGAGGGCTGA
- the secE gene encoding preprotein translocase subunit SecE: MAFAIYKPGQGYWTRTMTAVFGGVLVLAAAAWLYGQALLIPLPDRAWITSYGSPVEFNPGQQVELLGEAGLGERPVIGSATVETVEPSSNGGVLTVVDWQLQEEAQRSQITALQTQGGQIATISGGGVRGVPVVERIYVQGGMVVLVVLLGAAVIVYFVAIKKGSVDFLIATDGEMRKVNWSTRKDIINSTWVVIGASALLGLYLFGFDFIFQFFFQAIGVLDI, encoded by the coding sequence ATGGCCTTTGCGATCTACAAGCCCGGGCAGGGGTACTGGACCCGGACGATGACGGCGGTGTTCGGCGGCGTGCTCGTGCTGGCGGCGGCCGCGTGGCTCTACGGCCAGGCCCTGCTCATTCCCCTGCCCGACCGCGCCTGGATCACCAGCTATGGGTCGCCGGTGGAGTTCAACCCCGGCCAGCAGGTCGAACTGCTGGGCGAGGCCGGCCTGGGCGAGCGTCCGGTCATCGGATCGGCGACCGTCGAGACGGTGGAGCCCAGCAGCAACGGCGGCGTGCTGACGGTGGTCGACTGGCAACTCCAGGAAGAGGCCCAGCGCTCGCAGATTACCGCCTTGCAGACCCAGGGCGGGCAGATCGCCACCATCTCGGGCGGCGGCGTCCGCGGCGTGCCGGTCGTCGAGCGGATCTACGTGCAGGGCGGCATGGTCGTGCTCGTGGTGCTCCTGGGCGCGGCGGTCATCGTCTACTTCGTGGCCATCAAGAAGGGCTCGGTCGACTTCCTCATCGCCACCGACGGCGAGATGCGCAAGGTCAACTGGTCGACCCGCAAGGACATCATCAACTCGACCTGGGTGGTCATCGGGGCCTCGGCCCTTCTGGGGCTGTACCTGTTCGGGTTCGACTTCATCTTCCAGTTTTTCTTCCAGGCCATCGGCGTCTTGGATATTTAG
- a CDS encoding ABC transporter ATP-binding protein produces the protein MTQPTTAQADHADTSGVQDIPNPYADRPTVAELKKVRKVYYKPDGSVMVEALRGVDITVHEGEYVAIMGASGSGKSTLMNILGCLDQPTDGQYLLAGKDINEMDDESLSQFRGRTIGFVFQAFNLIPQLTVEENVAVPLFYQGVDPAHRRERAIEKLGLVGLGDRLGHRPRELSGGQQQRVAIARSLVAEPKVLMADEPTGNLDSTTGEEILTLFEKLHSGGMSILMVTHDDSVADRCERVIRLKDGVVEWDRRLRRRAKPANG, from the coding sequence ATGACCCAGCCAACGACCGCCCAGGCCGACCACGCCGATACTTCCGGCGTACAAGATATCCCCAATCCCTACGCCGATCGGCCGACGGTCGCCGAGCTCAAGAAGGTCCGCAAGGTCTACTACAAGCCCGACGGCTCGGTGATGGTCGAGGCCCTCCGGGGCGTGGACATCACCGTGCACGAGGGCGAGTACGTCGCCATCATGGGCGCCTCGGGCTCGGGCAAGAGCACGCTGATGAACATCCTGGGCTGCCTCGACCAGCCCACCGACGGGCAATACCTGCTTGCCGGTAAGGACATCAACGAGATGGACGACGAGTCGCTCAGCCAGTTCCGCGGGCGGACCATCGGCTTCGTCTTCCAGGCCTTCAACCTCATCCCCCAGCTCACCGTCGAAGAGAACGTGGCCGTGCCGCTCTTCTACCAGGGCGTCGACCCGGCCCATCGCCGCGAGCGGGCCATCGAGAAGCTGGGCCTGGTTGGCCTGGGCGACCGCCTGGGGCACCGCCCCCGCGAACTCTCGGGCGGCCAGCAGCAGCGCGTGGCCATCGCCCGCTCGCTGGTGGCAGAGCCCAAGGTCCTGATGGCCGACGAGCCCACCGGCAACCTCGACTCGACCACCGGCGAGGAAATCCTGACCCTGTTCGAGAAGCTCCACAGCGGCGGCATGAGCATCCTGATGGTGACCCACGACGACTCGGTGGCCGACCGCTGCGAGCGGGTCATCCGCCTGAAGGACGGCGTGGTGGAGTGGGACCGGCGGCTGCGCCGCCGCGCGAAGCCCGCCAATGGCTAG
- a CDS encoding endonuclease/exonuclease/phosphatase family protein, producing MASSPEPPAPGWLLTGSRVAFALLALALCVATLLPIIETNQWWVRIFDFPRIQITVLIAITLAAQTTIGLLAWRWRRRAGLPGSRASRLGRVVLPALLFAALCWQLFRIAPYTPILAVQMQDARAEPGERIRLLIHNVRYDNRRSDALLELVERVDPDAVLLAEPTQWWHEAVQPLAEAYPHTVEQPQENHYGLLFYSRFELVEPDVRFLVEDEVPSIRTGVRLPSGRVVRLYGLHPKPPGLKRPVDPEREDSDQRDAELLTVAKEIKEAHDSGDDTPTIVAGDFNDVAWSHTTRLFQRVSGLLDPRIGRGLFNSFSARSRIQRYPIDHVFASEHFRLVRMEVLADIGSDHHPIVVTLALQPTAEATQDEPDPEGDDLEEAEETIEEAKEKVQEEPGS from the coding sequence ATGGCTAGCTCGCCCGAGCCGCCGGCCCCCGGCTGGCTGCTGACCGGCTCGCGCGTGGCGTTCGCACTGCTGGCCCTGGCCCTGTGCGTCGCCACGCTGCTGCCGATCATCGAGACGAACCAGTGGTGGGTCCGGATCTTCGACTTCCCACGCATCCAGATCACGGTGCTGATCGCCATCACGCTGGCGGCCCAGACCACGATCGGGCTGCTGGCGTGGCGGTGGCGCCGCCGGGCCGGCCTGCCCGGGTCGCGGGCGTCCAGGCTAGGGCGGGTGGTGCTGCCGGCGCTGCTTTTTGCTGCCCTGTGCTGGCAGCTCTTCCGCATCGCCCCCTACACGCCGATACTGGCGGTCCAAATGCAAGACGCCCGGGCCGAGCCGGGCGAAAGGATCCGCCTGCTGATCCACAACGTCCGCTACGACAACCGCCGTTCGGACGCACTGCTCGAACTGGTCGAACGCGTCGATCCCGACGCCGTGCTCCTGGCCGAGCCAACCCAATGGTGGCACGAGGCGGTGCAGCCACTGGCCGAGGCCTACCCGCACACCGTCGAGCAGCCCCAGGAGAATCACTACGGCTTGCTCTTCTACAGCCGCTTCGAACTCGTCGAGCCCGACGTCCGCTTCCTGGTGGAGGACGAGGTCCCCTCGATCCGCACCGGCGTTCGCTTGCCATCGGGGCGCGTGGTGCGGCTCTACGGCCTGCACCCCAAGCCCCCGGGCCTCAAGCGCCCGGTCGATCCCGAGCGTGAGGACAGCGACCAGCGCGATGCCGAACTGCTGACGGTCGCCAAGGAGATCAAGGAAGCGCACGACTCGGGCGACGACACGCCCACCATCGTCGCGGGCGACTTCAACGACGTCGCCTGGTCGCACACGACCCGCCTGTTCCAGCGCGTCAGCGGCCTGCTCGACCCGCGGATCGGCCGGGGGCTGTTCAACTCCTTCAGCGCCCGCAGCCGCATCCAGCGGTATCCCATCGATCACGTCTTCGCGTCGGAGCACTTCCGCCTGGTGCGCATGGAGGTGCTCGCGGACATCGGCTCGGACCACCACCCCATCGTCGTCACCCTCGCCCTCCAGCCCACCGCCGAGGCGACCCAGGACGAGCCCGACCCGGAAGGCGACGACCTGGAGGAGGCCGAGGAGACGATCGAGGAAGCCAAGGAGAAGGTGCAAGAGGAGCCCGGTTCCTAA
- a CDS encoding transcriptional repressor: MLESTQHAHHDHRALFAAHGLRCTRQRQVVYAALAATREHPTAEAIYESVRESQGEAGISLATVYNTLEMLTQRGLCRKLASPGGPTRFDAITDEHAHVVAPDGSMVDLPEDLSDRVMAGVRNPELIAEIEQRLGVKVGRISIHLSTEGAAESAAD; encoded by the coding sequence ATGTTGGAGTCCACGCAACACGCCCACCACGACCACCGGGCCCTCTTCGCCGCCCACGGCCTGCGCTGCACCCGCCAGCGGCAGGTGGTCTACGCCGCCCTGGCCGCCACGCGCGAGCATCCCACGGCCGAAGCGATCTACGAGTCCGTGCGCGAGAGCCAGGGCGAGGCGGGCATCTCGCTGGCCACGGTGTACAACACGCTGGAGATGCTGACCCAGCGCGGCCTGTGCCGCAAGCTGGCCTCGCCCGGCGGCCCCACCCGCTTCGACGCCATCACCGACGAGCACGCCCACGTCGTCGCGCCCGACGGCTCGATGGTTGACCTGCCCGAAGACCTGAGCGACCGCGTCATGGCCGGCGTCCGCAACCCGGAACTGATCGCCGAGATCGAGCAGCGGCTGGGCGTGAAGGTGGGGCGGATCAGCATCCACCTGTCCACCGAGGGGGCGGCCGAGAGCGCTGCCGACTAG
- a CDS encoding MBL fold metallo-hydrolase — MSDRQRHRQVSFEFLGTGVSSGVPVIGCSCLTCTSADPKDKRLRCSAALRFGDDRGEERTILFDAGPDLRQQALRSKLERVDALLFTHNHVDHTWGLDELRRFNTLMEGPVDIYASDHTLDFLRRVYGHIFDAGKNIQPSYVASVIPHRLLPLVPEALFGLKITPIPLLHGRLPVLGFRVEAAHPTVAGRTGMDELLPLAYCTDVSGIPPESWPLLEGLKTLVLGALRPRRHPTHFSIDEAVAAAEKIGAQETWFIHMNHEVRHEPVDRALPSGIRLAWDGLVLPMSREEDRSEGEWALGWRE, encoded by the coding sequence GTGAGCGATCGGCAGCGGCACAGGCAGGTCTCGTTCGAGTTCCTGGGCACGGGCGTGTCCAGCGGCGTGCCGGTGATCGGCTGCTCGTGCCTCACGTGCACGTCGGCGGACCCCAAGGACAAGCGCTTGCGCTGCTCGGCGGCTCTGCGTTTCGGCGACGACCGGGGCGAGGAGCGGACGATCCTGTTCGACGCCGGGCCGGACCTTCGCCAGCAGGCGCTGCGTTCCAAGCTCGAACGCGTCGACGCGCTGCTGTTCACGCACAACCACGTCGACCACACCTGGGGGCTCGACGAGCTGCGCCGCTTCAACACGCTCATGGAGGGGCCGGTAGACATCTACGCCAGCGACCACACGCTGGACTTCCTCCGCCGCGTCTATGGCCACATCTTCGACGCGGGCAAGAACATCCAGCCCAGCTACGTCGCCAGCGTCATCCCCCACCGCCTGCTGCCGCTGGTGCCCGAAGCGTTGTTTGGCTTAAAGATCACGCCCATCCCGCTGCTGCACGGCCGGCTTCCGGTGCTCGGGTTCCGGGTGGAGGCCGCGCACCCCACCGTCGCCGGGCGCACGGGCATGGACGAGTTGCTGCCGCTGGCGTACTGCACCGACGTCTCGGGCATCCCGCCGGAGAGTTGGCCCTTGCTCGAAGGCCTCAAGACGCTCGTGCTCGGCGCGCTGCGGCCGCGCCGCCACCCGACGCACTTCTCGATCGACGAGGCCGTCGCGGCGGCGGAGAAGATCGGGGCCCAGGAAACCTGGTTCATCCACATGAACCACGAGGTGCGCCACGAGCCGGTCGACCGGGCGCTGCCCAGCGGCATCCGCTTGGCGTGGGATGGGCTGGTGCTGCCCATGTCGCGCGAAGAAGATCGCAGCGAGGGCGAGTGGGCGCTGGGGTGGCGGGAGTAG